From Brassica rapa cultivar Chiifu-401-42 chromosome A06, CAAS_Brap_v3.01, whole genome shotgun sequence:
AGAAGGGGGAAGTTGTGGAGGAGAGAGTTACGAAACAATGGCGCTTGCGGCTTTAGGGAAGTTGAATCTGGAGGAGGCTCCTCCGATCTGGGGATCTCGTAGCGTTGATTGCTTCGAGAAGATTAAACTGATTAGCCATGGAACTTACGGGTAATCTCTTCTTCCCCTAGTTTGATCGATCACTGTAATCGGATTTTGCATGATTGAGAGTGAATCCGAATTGCAGTGAAGTGTACATGGCTAAAGAAATCGAAACTGGTGAAATCGTGGCTCTCAAAAAGATCCGTACGAACGATGAAAGAGAAGGGGTTAGTTAGCATGTAGCTTCTTCTATTTTTGAAAAGGCAATTAAGTTTCTGAATCGAGTATGGCATGAAGTTTCCTGTAACAGCGATGAGGGAGATCAAGATCCTGAAGAAGCTACATCATCGAAACGTCATCAATTTGAAAGAGGTTGTGTATTCACCATCTCCAGACAATGATGATCAAAGAGGTGTTGTGGaactcattttatatttttctgactGTAATATAGATTGATTTGATAACTCTTTACGCTTCTATTTTTAGATGATAATAACAAGTACAAGGGTGAAATCTACATGGTCTTTGAGTACATGGATCATGACTTGGCTGGACTTGCTTATCGTCCTGGAACTAGATTCACAGCTCCTCAGATCAAGGTATTGCATAGCTAGATGCCTAGataccttgttttttttttgtactagTAGTAGCCTTTGCAAAACCTCGACTTTGTCTGACCTTTCAACCATATTATGTGAATAAAGTGTTGCATGAAGCAACTCCTCACTGGGCTTCACTATTGTCATATGAAGCATTTGCTTCACCGTGATATTAAAGGTGACTATCCcccaaaatacatttgtttggTCTCGCCTCCCTTTTACTTACTTGGTTTACAGGTTCAAATCTCCTCATTGACAAGAAGGGAAACTTAAAGCTGGCGGATTTTACACTTGCACGGCCTCTGTCACTTGACTTTACTGGAACTTTGACAAACCAGGTCACCACTTTGTGGTATAGGTATATTATGCCTAGAATTGTCTCTTCTACTGGTGCATGCATCAGTTATTGTTTCTTCAACTTGGATTTGTTTAACATAATATTTCCCCGGCAGGGCCCCTGAGTTGCTACTTGGTGCTACGGAATATGGTCCAGCGGTTGACATGTGGTCGGTTGCTTGCTTATTTGCTGAGCTTTTGAATGGAGAACCAATCTTTCCTGGAAAAACTGAGGTCAGAGAGATCACCTTCTTTTGAGTATCTATGGTGTTCCCACTAAAAGCATTTAACTCAAAACTGTTTCTTCGTTTCCAGATTGACCAGTTGAAGAAGATTTATGAGCTTTGTGGAGCACCTGATGAAAACAATTGGCCTGGGGTTTCCGAGATGCCTTTGTATGAACGATTTAAACCATCACTGCCTCTGAAGAGCCGCGTAATAGAGACATACGGACAGTAAGTattcttttaacttttaacccATTTTGTTGTTGCGCCACCTTTTGTCTAGTACCAGGAGAGATGtaattttttctctctcttgtgGTACAGCTTTGATGCTCATGCTCTTGAACTACTGGAGTGTATGTTGGTGCTGGACCCGCCAAAGGTACATACAGTTATTGTCTGAAATATTAGCACATCAAGAGCCCCTTTTCATTGGCACTAAAAGTCCTTGCTGGTGCAGAGAATATCCGCAAAAGATGCCCTTGATTCAGATTACTTTTGGAGTGAGCCGTTACCGTGTGAACCAAAGAGGTGAGGAGAATTGAAACGAACTCTCTTTGGTTCTTTGTGACTGTTGATGATAACACCTCATTTGGTTCAGTATTTGATGAgataaatgtttttctttttctttttatgtctCTGAAACACAGACTACTAGCTTCATATAAATCACCACATGAGCTCCAGACCAAGAAAAAGCGGAAGTCGATGCCTCGAAAAACAGCCAGGTAACAGAAAACTGCATCTGCGTTGATTGATGTATATAGTCTTAGAGATAAAGAAAGGGTGATGCCTAGGCTTATAGCTAGTTTTCTTGCAGGTTTTGAGGTGCAAGAGATAgttgaagaagaacaagaggaaGGACACTTTGAGATGTAGATAGTAGATTAGTGAGAGAGATTTCTTGGAGACAATCTgcgttgatgatgatgatgtataTAGAGTATTAAGATTCGTTTTGTATGCTGGTGGACAAACGAAACTAAACCGAACTAATTGGTCCAATTTATGATGAACGAGAAAACTCAAGTCTTGAATTAACCGGTTTGTTTtcgttttaataaaaaaacgaTTTGAACCAATGAATTAACCCGGATAAGGCTTAAAACCGTTCGACTGTGAGAGAGGGAGAAACTGGCCGGTGAAAGATGACGGCTGCGGAATTGGGGAAGTTGAATCTGGAGGAGCCTCCTCCAGTTTGTGGTGTCGATTGCTTCGAGAAGCTAGAACAGATTGGTGAAGGCAGTTACGGGTATTCTCATTTCTTCTCTGATTTGGTTTGTGGGTTTGATTGTAAAGTTTTTTGATCTATTAAAATTGTTGCTTTAGGTACCTTGCATCAAACTTGATTGGTTAGATACAGCTTTGTTGATTGATATCTTTAGATTTCTTCAGACTTGCGTGATTATGTTAGTAGGTTAATGTATCTCGTGAATAATTAGGATGAAGCTTTTTTTTTATGGAGCATAGTAGCTGAGGTTTGTAGTATTTGTTTGGTATTTGTTTTGGCAGTCAAGTTTACATGGCTAAAGAAATCAAAACTGGTGAAATTGTGGCATTGAAAAAGATCCCGTATGGACAATGAAAGAGAAGTGGTAAAGCTTACACTTTTGACTACTATGCTTCGAAAACTTGCAAACTTTGTGATTTGCTGACTGTTTTGTTCTCACTAGTTAACCCATATAATATTGCTGCAGATCAAATCTCCTTGTCGACAATGAGGGGAATTTAAAGCTTGCGGATTTTGGGCTTGCACGGTCATATTCTAATGATCATACTGAAAATCTTACAAACCGTGTCGTCACACTTATTGGTTATTGGTTCGGTTTTCAAaacttattttgaaaataacagattttttttttgttttcggttAATTCCGGTCTAtatttccagaaaaaaaaaacagaatttttttggttttcggtttttCGATGTTCGTATCTTGTGTTTGTATCCTTTCACACGACCAAGCTTTGTATTTCTCACAACAACACAGCAAACCAAATTGGAATTTCaaaatcttattattatttttttattgcaaTCAGTTAACCGAAACAACTTGTTTCACAAACTATATGGTtgtggaaaaaaaagaagaggaagTAACTTGAGAGCAACAAGCCAGCTATTGTGCTGATTCCACCTTCATGACAACTTTCATGAACTCATACACAAAGTAACTAATCGCTGCTGAAGGTAAAACCTGCAATTACCAAGAGGATTAAGACAGAATCTAAGAGATGATTAGATAATGACTAGAATAAAGGAAGCATACCTGCAGTAAGCTGGGAATCAAGCCAGCGTATAACGCAGGAACACCTCCTTGCTCAATGATCTTCACACAAGTAGCCACTGTGCTCAACTTTCTCGCATGTGACTGCATTTGCAGATGCCTTCTCACAACTTCAAACGGAAAAGTAGCTGCTTCTGAGCAAGCCCCAGCGATTGCTCCATACAACAAAGTTCTCATGGGACCAAGCTCCAGCTGATCGAAAGCGTTCAGCTCTTCACCTTCTTGTTTCATGTGTTCAAGCCGTTTCTTCCCTTCCGGTGTGTGAAGGTAAGCTGACTTCAAAATATCATAGACACCGTAGAACACAGCTCCCGCCGGAGCCATACTAACGAGAGAAGGCACAAGACCTTTGTATAACGAGAAGAAACCTTCCGTTTGAATCATGTGACGGAACGCACCAACCACACCGCCTAATGCCTCTCCACCAGGTGCCACCATAACCGTTCTTATCTGCAAATTCAAATGCTCAAAAGATGGTCACTCACTCAAGGAAGGAATGTTTTTGTTGTGAATGTAAACTTACAGTATCAAGTGGTAGACAGAGCAAACTAGCTGTAACTCCAGCAGCTGCACCGGCCACAAACCTCTCGAAGTTAGTGGTTTCTTCGTTTCCAGACAATCTCAGAAGCTGGCCTCTGTATGTGTCATAGGCATAGAAGTTGATGGACTTGAAAGGAGCGGTGCGGAGAATATTAACCAAGTTCCCTTTCCAAAACCCTCTAACTCCTTCAGTGGTAGCAATCCTCTGAATGAGTCCAAGAAGATTCCTTTGCTCTCCACGGACAATGTACTCTAGCTTCATCCGCTCAAGAGGTGCAATGCAAGTTCTGCTCAAaccaaaaccctaaaacccAATGAGCCACCAAACTTCAACAGCCGAATCAATACAAGATCTCTCTACACTAAGTAGTAACCACAAACACATGAAAGTCTACAACTTTAGACTAACTAATGATACCAAAACTATTACCTAGAAACCATGGCAGCAAAAGCTCCAGCCCATAAATGCTTGGTGGTGTTGAGAGCTCCTGATCCATTCTCCTTCAGCGGAGGAGACTTGTACACGTGTTGACCATTATACCCTTCACCACCTTCTTCGTCTTCCTGGCCATTACTCTCATTTATAGATAAACTGACTGAGGAAAACAGAGgtcctcctcctcttctgtTCCCGTTTCGTCTTCTAAGCTTCAAAGCACTCGACTTTCGGACAAAGCGACACGAACTGAGTGAACAGCTCTTAGAGGAGACAAAGGAGACGGACGAGGAAGGAAGAGACTCGTCGAGAAACAATCCTCCGAGGATTTGGTTTTGACGATTGAGATCCGACGATTCTGATCTGATTGCGTCAGCAATCCATCGATCAAGGCCACGCATTTCAATCTTCGATTGgagcacaaaaaaaaattgagaaagaAAGTCGGAAACTTTCAGAAGAACAGAATCGATCgaaaggaaggaaggaagaagagagaCGAATCCCTAATATAGTGCTTCTTCTTTAATCCTCTTTCTCAGCTATCTCAACTACTcgctaaccaaaaaaaaactactcaCTAACATCGTTCTCGCCGCAAAAGAGAATATATTAGTACAGGTAGGTTTTGGTGAACACATGTGCACTTTATGGAAATAAATGGTGTCATGTCACGCACTAATACACACAGTGGTATCTATTAAAAACAATTGTCATCATTATTAAGCTGGGTGTTGTTACTCATTAATCTTTCATCcatagatgtttttttttttttgagaaatccATCCATAGATGTTATCCCAATGTATAAATATAATGTCGGGGCAACAATTGATCTTATTTCTTTTCCTAGAAAAAATTGATTTAACAAGAACAGTATTAATATTCTGAAAACAGTATTTAATCAGATAATAAGGAGAAGTAAGATCAACGCAGAAGTTAATGGCCGTTGTTGACATGTTGTCCGAATTTAGCCCATTTACATTTATCCTCTTTTCAATTCTAGTTAGGTTTTTTTAAAATTCCCCGGTTTAGTTTTGATTAATAGCTGACCAATGAGTCAATGAAGGGCTAGAAGCTACAACAACCCTGgaagaattttgtttttatttgatgggataaaataaaataaacataaatgaCAGGTGTCACAAAAAGTCTCATTCAAGATGATGAGGTGGAGGGCTGTGTGCATAGCACAActctactttatatataaagatatatatatagatagatattgaacataagataaaaagttataaaataaaaaaagattagaaaataaaaaagattagaaaataaaaggattagagtataaataaaaaagttctactataaaatagagtaaaatatatagtttcttCAAATATAGAAGATTACTCTATTAGAATGGAATATAGAGTGGAGTTGGAGAaatttttactctataatagagtttagagtatgAAATAGAATGAAGTTGAAGAtgtttttagaagaaaaaaaaaactaattaaacccAATATTAATAGTGGATACAATATGAAGCAGAAAAAAATGGGTGTAGTCTCTAGGGCGCGGTAAAAAGATTGTTCAAAGACATAAGACTCTCAATGTGATTGGGAAAACAATGAGATCTGAACTCGATTTCTCCAATCCCCTCGTACTCAACTTTTCTTACTCTATTTCTCTCCAAATCATAGTATATGGCATAAAATGGCCCGCCCGCAAACATCGGTATGTAAATCAACTCATCATCAACAGTTTCACCACTTAATGTGAAAAAAGAGAGCGTGATGCTCCCCTTCCGCGTTACAAATGGCAGATAGGAGTCTTTTCGCGACCATTCATGTTTCTCAGCATCCTCCAAAATCCATAATGAGATTCGTCCCAAAAGACTGCTGGTATTAGAAAACAAAGCTAACCTTCCCCTGTGTCTTATAAAACCACATGGAAGTGTTCTTAGACGCCAACCcatatttggtatttggattaCTCCAAACTTCTCGGACCTCACGTCAAAGCTCACAATAGTGTCACGAGCCGCTAAATAGTACACAACTCCGTTGATGCATCTCCAAATTGCCTTGTATAAAATAACATGGCTAGGGCTGTCTTGGATTATCGTTCTCCACGATTCTCGAGGTCCCATTGTAAAAATCTGAGGGTCTTCACCTTTATTCCTCAGTGACATGCACAACACTTTGTATTGATCACCGATGGGATCGTATCCCAAAAGGCTTATAAAGGGTTTCGAGACTTTAGGCTGGGGTAAGGTTACGTGTTGTTTCAAGGTTGGATTCCAAATTATGACACACTCAAAATTTCCAAACGAGATCAAACCGTGGATAGATTGATGAGGAATATAATTATTCTCATTAGTTATAGTGCTTAGAGGTAGACCAGTTTCCTCTTTATGGAGGTATTTTTCAGCACGGGGATGATGATGCGGAAAGGAGTAGAAGACACACTTTTCCTCTCCATTCTTGCAGAAAATAAGAGAAGGTCGAGCCGAGGAGTGGACAGAGAAAGACTTGACGAAGCTGGAAGTGGTAGTCATAGTCAACCAGAGCTTCGACACGCACCTTAACCTCCCTATGGATTTTGCCGGAAGTCGTAAAAGTATATCTATCGTAAGGTCAAGAGGAAGCGATACAAAAGATTCGGTTCTATCTTCGTAGCTCCTCTCTTTTTCAGTTTCCATGGTTTCTTTCTCCCCCTCTGTAATGcttttgtgtttatatatatatttctcccTTCTTGCTCCTATATACCTATTTATTATACTAAGATAGACTTTCCTTATGCATTCATCTCGAAATTATAATGTAAATACAAAAATTGACGAGAAAAGTTAATGAGTGAACGAAAAAGATAAAGACAAACTTCCAAAATAACTATTTAATCTTGACATATCCTTCCTTTACCTATCCAATCATGTCAAAATTAtgggaaaaagaaaacaagctACAAAGAGAGAAGAAGGGAAAGTACCATATTTCCTGTGCATTCATGTCAAAATTATAATGTAAAaactaggggtgggcaaaaaaactgaaccgaaccgagtCAAACTGAACCAACCAAACCGAAACCgattcaaaccgaaccaaaGTCTATTTAAAACCATTCGGTTGAAGATTTCTCCAACCCGaatggttcggttcggtttaaacgaaccgaaccgaaaaaccGATGTGTTTtcgtaattatttaaattaaaaatattagtaataccaatatactaaaattttaatactaaaccacatattttccattttttattcattaacatatattcttctaacctaatatgtaatcatctaaatatctgatttaaaatattttattcattggaggctttttaattttaatgatataaGAGACATTACTAATgaggttgttttttttttcattttagttaattttcatttgttttaatttttatatactttgttgtgacatttaaaaaaaaaaattatttcagttttatattgaatttagttcacatagtttatgtttacataatttatgttttaaaacataatttctcttagaaaattaaattaagaaGAATCTAATTAAACCGATCCAAAAAAACAAACTGAACCAAATTCAAACCGAACTGAATATAAACCGAACCATATATAAACTGAACCGAACACAAACCGAACTAAACTAACTATGGTTTACTTCAATTGGAAAAATACTagaaccaaactaaccaaaccgaaacgaacccaaaccgaaccgagaaAATAACCGAAGTGCCCACCCATAGTAAAAACTGTAGATACGAAGttgaattttaatatataactatTAGAAAAAATTAAGAGGCATCAGAATTTctatatgttaaaatataatatagtttcACATCACTAAATCTATAATATAGTGATGTTGTTCCCGGGTTATTGAGATATAAGCACCAACATTTATACCACTAAACTAAAGgatactttgtacattgatggctgaaactaatatatatttataaaggaCATAAACCTTTGCTTCTTCGGTTTTTTCTGTGGGTCGGACCTACAATTGTATTAtgagtttcatttttaaatgaggttcatcacgttatatgaaaaaaacaacAGTTATAGTTTTTTTCATATTGTAAACTGTCTTCGTTTAACATGAGTTAGGGTTCTTTTCATCATTGCCTCAGACAAGTTTGAGTTACAGAGTTGCGTTGTGTGTCTGTtcgtaatctattttttcaccGGTGAATTCTTCATCTCCCCATCTTAAATCGCTTGATCTTAAATGTTTCTGATTTGTAGCATTTAtgtaaaccatatatatatgattctcatCTTAGATGAACTCAATCTGCATCTCCACAAAACTCATTGATTCCTCTTAGCTTTAACGATCTAATAGAAAATGTCTCTCTGCTTCTCCAGTTCGGCGTTTCCGGCATCCGTCACTCAACCTTCGAGTCTCTCCGTGTTGGTCGTAGTAGTCAGAGCATAGCCTCTAACCTCCTCGCTTATGGGATTCCCTGAACTTCAAGAAAGACAGTGAGTTTATGGGAATCACGGTTCTCTTCCTTGATGAAAAGGTAAGTTAATCTTCGGTTTCTCAcacttatttaatataattatttttaattattataatattgttTACATATTCCGTGATTCATGAGATCATTCCCGCCGGACGTGCTAATCATTACATGCCATCTTTGAAAGTTGGTTCCATTGTGAAAGTCGATCGTTTTGAGGTTGTTAGGTGCTCAAGCATGTACAAGATAATTGATCATTCATTCCTCATTCGTTTTATCTCACCAACTATTATTGATGAAGTCATCACGAGTGCTCCTGAGATCAAGCTCCAATCATAATTAGACTATTTGACAATTTTCAAGTGATTGCGAACACAAACCTAAAACACCTATGTATATTAttatactagggtcggcccgccctacgggcgggatattagttaatttgatattcactaaatgctcgagttgaaatttgttttaagattcaagaatttggttatctgttatgtgttacttattagtatgtggtgatatagttgtttttcgattattcttgctttggtattgtatcaaattaactaattgtccaattcataattatagatgtacaaatgtgaatttgtgataaagtttgatgacaatactgtttttttttaattcttattcatagtagagtgtgcatgtgtcagaaagaggcctataacaacttttatgtttttgtgtatggattttaaatatatattattttgtataatgcatacttgctctacaatATTTGCttgtaaactaaaaaaattgttttctatatttttaaaagggaaaatatttagtctagaatataacatgaacatatgtattgactatatatagaagttgggtgttattttaaaatgacatatgtatagagatttttcaaccattacttcactcgcacaaaacatttataactgtaaataccttcttttaaaagcaaaactaataaaagcgtgtacaacaaatgtattttgatatatattatatgcatcaagttataaaggttggaaacattgcaaaactatTTGGAGCAAaatttttaacttcacgatcttcatcttgacgtcagttcagtgtcggccctggccacaagaagaagaagcatgAGCTTCCAGCTGACACGATAGTAAGTATTTTCCTGgccatatatttacaaaaaatgactttagcctagtggttctaagagaaattaccagtgctagaggtgctgggttcaattacccttaACTGCATTCATTTATATTGGacctaaatataaaatgggacacgtgtcactcccagaacgcacgaattgatgaggtggcttcacgggagagagacaaacatttctttatatatatagatagattgcATCTgggtttattatatatttcgtTATCATAACTAATATTTAAACTCTCAGATGTGGTTGGGCAAATCCATTCTGTCCAAGGCTCTGGCCTTAGCAAAGAAACAAATCGAGTCGTTATCCGTCAACTCTTTGAACCAtaagaaacaatcaacacacaattccctttatattattatctatattgtgctaacatcaataatcaaaaatattttctacccAAATTATGTGGTCGTTTATTTATCTCCCTTACTTATCAAACTAATTTTGCACAAACATTTATTTTACAGCTTTAAAGAAACCTCAACAacccaaacaatcaaaacaccaaaagcTAGAATTCCAAAAAAGACGAATCATTAATGatcacctctcttttttttgtctaatcttataaataaacatcaaaacaaatacACCAAACCAATCACCTCAACTAAAACTCAACGACAAATACATCGAGTCAACTAAATAAATACAAACTACACGGCCAGCTATTTAAtaatttacaaacttactttcgCAACGACACATACATCGAGTcagctaaacaaatacaaactacacggCCAACTATATTCAAAATAACCCTAACAAATATTGAGATGAAATAAGAACTATGTCCACAACTCCGCGCTTGCGCGGAGGCAATGCCCCTTGTATAACAAAGAAATAAGttttaaatagaaatacaaaaatatttcgtggaaacaaaattgagaataaattaaaattttagaactttaataaataaataaaatattatttttatatactattaACAAACCTTTTTCTTAATTGATGTCCGGTTTTGAATTCAAGTGAAAAACATAAATACTTTTAACTATTTTTCAAATACCccaaattttgtaaattatGTGGAGGCCTAAGACTTCGTACCTTTTTCCTAACACTATTGGCACGCCCCTGTTCATACCGAAAGAAACAAACTAGAAAATCATACGCATGTTTAGCATATAGAAGAACACAAAACAtagttcattttttttatgaactttttataacttaaataaaaaaggaaccgtatagtttaatttttaaaagtccggGAGACAAGGCCAGAATGTCCGGTTCGGTTCACCGGCTCGCTATCAATTTTACTACTAAAACACAGCGTTTCGGCCTTCTCTTAAATTTCACCTCTTTATCAATCTTTTTTTGCTATCATCTTCTCCAAGCTTGGAGCCTTTTTTCTTCCTTCATCCTCTGATGATTGAACAATGGCGTTCTATCTATCGAGTTCGTTAACACCGACCCACTTATCAAACCCTTCTAAGACCAACGGAAGCTAAGCTAACTTCCAAATTCAATCTCTTTCCCTCACGAAGAAATGGGTTGATTCATCGAGCTTTGAGTCTACTGAGTCACAGGAAGAAGATGCTGAGTCAAATCATCTCTTTGAGGTTTATCTTTCTCTTTTGAGTCAAAGTTTAGGTTTTTATTTTCTCGAATTGAATTTTGAAGAGCACGAAAGCAATTCCGGAGTCTGAGTCTGCTCATTGACCCAACACGTCATGAAGAACACTTTCCTATCAGCAAGCTTTAGTTTCTTCTTCAGACCACGCCCTGATGATTTCACTTCCTGTAGTGCACCAAAGATCAACCTTTGGAGGTGAATCACATCATCGACCAGATTCAATTCGAATTTCAGACTGCCACTGAGGCTTTTATAAGCTGAAGAACATGTTTGCTCCAAGCAAAACGAGAGCACTTCCTTCATAGTCCCAGGTTGTGCATTTCTGACCTAACACTGATGAAACACTCAGCACCATTGTTGCTGCCCCTAACGAATCAGATTGCCATTCTCCGTTATAGATACAAAGAGTAAAACAGTAACTGTATAAAACATCAACCAAGTGGATTGCCAACACCGGAGATGGCTTTGTGGACCTAAGCTTGCTTAGTGGATTGTTGAGTAACAGATCCAACCCCTGGACCCGTTACTGTCGCCGATCGGCCTCTGTTAACACTCTGAGGCTCCTCCAACACCTCTTTTCCAGATCTTTCCCCCTTGTACATCGTTGGTTTGATCGAGTCGACTGGGTTGGAGATCAGATCAGACGATATCAGCCTTGCCTCTCGCTGATCTACCTTCTTCAGCTCGAGTCTATTAGATGTCCCACATCGTTTAATGATGTGATCTTTGggcaatatatatgtatatgggCAATCCTCCACTTTTGAGCTAGTTTTTGGGTGTGAGTTAGGCCCAtcactaatatggtatcagagtcCATGGTAAAAGCCCAGCAGATGATTTCCCATATAAAACAGTTTCCTACTCATGTAGCCTGTACAAATGGTCCATCTTACTGTGATATGTCCGAGATGTTGGACTTGGGCTGTTTCCGATTGGATCGTTTCCCATCCACATCTTGAGAGGGGCTATTAGATGTCCCACATCGTTTAATGATGTGATCTTTGggcaatatatatgtgtatgggCAATCCTCCATTCTTGAGCTAGCTTTTGGGTGTGAGTTAGACCCATCACTAATACACTCGCCATCAACCGCATCATCTCGTTTATCCGCTCCTCCATGGTCGAGAGCTTTCCTTCCACCGCCACGAACCTCTCGTCGTCATGTTGGATCAGCTCCGCCACTTTGTCG
This genomic window contains:
- the LOC103873922 gene encoding probable mitochondrial adenine nucleotide transporter BTL3, encoding MRGLDRWIADAIRSESSDLNRQNQILGGLFLDESLPSSSVSFVSSKSCSLSSCRFVRKSSALKLRRRNGNRRGGGPLFSSVSLSINESNGQEDEEGGEGYNGQHVYKSPPLKENGSGALNTTKHLWAGAFAAMVSRTCIAPLERMKLEYIVRGEQRNLLGLIQRIATTEGVRGFWKGNLVNILRTAPFKSINFYAYDTYRGQLLRLSGNEETTNFERFVAGAAAGVTASLLCLPLDTIRTVMVAPGGEALGGVVGAFRHMIQTEGFFSLYKGLVPSLVSMAPAGAVFYGVYDILKSAYLHTPEGKKRLEHMKQEGEELNAFDQLELGPMRTLLYGAIAGACSEAATFPFEVVRRHLQMQSHARKLSTVATCVKIIEQGGVPALYAGLIPSLLQVLPSAAISYFVYEFMKVVMKVESAQ
- the LOC103873921 gene encoding cyclin-dependent kinase C-2, coding for MALAALGKLNLEEAPPIWGSRSVDCFEKIKLISHGTYGEVYMAKEIETGEIVALKKIRTNDEREGFPVTAMREIKILKKLHHRNVINLKEVVYSPSPDNDDQRDDNNKYKGEIYMVFEYMDHDLAGLAYRPGTRFTAPQIKCCMKQLLTGLHYCHMKHLLHRDIKGSNLLIDKKGNLKLADFTLARPLSLDFTGTLTNQVTTLWYRAPELLLGATEYGPAVDMWSVACLFAELLNGEPIFPGKTEIDQLKKIYELCGAPDENNWPGVSEMPLYERFKPSLPLKSRVIETYGHFDAHALELLECMLVLDPPKRISAKDALDSDYFWSEPLPCEPKRLLASYKSPHELQTKKKRKSMPRKTARF